From Carassius auratus strain Wakin chromosome 33, ASM336829v1, whole genome shotgun sequence, the proteins below share one genomic window:
- the LOC113052620 gene encoding WAP four-disulfide core domain protein 5-like has protein sequence MTARVCCLMIVLFCLFGYLSITDAGKTTAKPGKCPPQSSGNKSCSSSCKSDSNCPNNEKCCSKGCGNYCTAPYMVKPGQCPEPKNIPLSAESCDHDGQCPSTQKCCPTTSGRACSEPGGQGSGQGQGSGSGFGQGQGSGFGQGQGSGFGQGSGFGQGQGSGFGQGQGSGFGQGQGSGFGQGIGQGQGSGP, from the exons ATGACTGCTCGTGTGTGTTGCTTgatgattgttttattttgtctgtttggATATTTGAGTATAACAGATGCTGGAAAAACAACAG CAAAGCCAGGAAAGTGTCCACCCCAATCATCTGGAAATAAATCGTGTAGTAGTTCCTGTAAGAGTGACTCCAACTGTCCCAACAATGAGAAGTGCTGCAGCAAAGGCTGTGGAAATTACTGTACAGCTCCATATATGG TGAAACCAGGTCAATGTCCCGAACCAAAGAACATTCCACTGTCTGCTGAAAGCTGTGACCATGATGGCCAATGTCCTTCCACACAGAAATGTTGCCCAACCACCAGTGGACGTGCTTGCAGTGAACCAGGTGGCCAGGGGAGCGGTCAGGGCCAGGG aagcggctctGGAtttggtcagggccagggaagcg GCTTTGGTCAGGGCCAGGGGAGTGGATTTGGCCAGGGGAGCGGCTTTGGTCAGGGCCAGGGGAGCGGCtttggtcagggccagggaagcggctttggTCAGGGCCAAGGGAGTGGATTTGGCCAGGGGATCGGTCAAGGCCAGGGAAGTGGTCCCTGA